GGAGGTGCGCACAGGCGTTCCCTTCGGGTTCGGGATGAGGGGGGTCCGGCGCGGGATCCGCGCCGAGGCTTTGGTAAGCCTGGCCTAATCTAACAGAAAGTTAGGCAAGCCTCAGTCCCGAGGCCGACGTTTGAAGCCGGCGCACGAAAAACCGGCCGGGCCCCGAAGGACCCGACCGGTTCAGGAAGTCAGCGCGCGCTCAGAGAGCGCGGATGTTCGCCGCCTGCATGCCCTTGGGGCCACGCTCAGCGTCGAATTCGACCTTCTGGTTCTCGCGGAGCTCCTTGAAACCGGAGCCGGCGATAGCCGAGTAGTGGGCGAAAAGGTCGTCCGAGCCGTCATCGGGAGCGATGAAGCCGAAGCCCTTTTCCGCGTTGAACCATTTCACAGTGCCAGTGGCCATGTGTTTCTACTTTCTGTTGACTTAGCCGTTCTCACGGCCTACGCCGAGTCGGAACATCCGACACGCGCGCTTGCTCAAGGTACCACGGCTGGCTGACGCGCAGCAGTGAACCTCGGATTCTGTTGGATCAGGGCCGCTTCCGTGCGCGTGCTCACGCCGAGTTTGCGCAGCACCGCCGACACGTGGACGCTCACGGTCTTGACGCTGATGAACAGCCGCTCGCCGATCTGACGGTTGCTCAGCCCCTCGGCGATCAGCTCGAGCACCTGGCGTTCCCGGGCGGTGAGGAGGTCGGCATCCGTCGCGGAGGGAGAGGTGCTGAGCCCCGCAGCGTCGGCGAAGGTCGCGACGGACCGCTGCAGCTGCACGTGCCCGAGGCGATCGGCGATGTCGGCGGCCTCGGCGAGCACCCGTGCGGCCCCGGTGCGGTCTCCCTCGCTCACGCGAAGGCGAGCGAGCTCGAGCCGCGCCGCGGCACGGAAGACGACCGGCACGTCGTCGCCGTCGGCGAGCGCGACCGCCGCGGCGAGCGCCTCGCCCGTGGGCTCCAGGAATGCGTGCAGGATGTCGGACCAGACCGAGACCCGCAGCTCCGAGGTCTGGGCGGCCCACGCCGCGCGGATCGTCTCGACCGCGGCTCCGACGTCTTCGCCGGCGGCACGCAGCTCGGCGATGATCCACCCGGACTGGAGCAGGATCCGACGCTGGTGGAGCAGTGCCGGCCCCTCGTCGGCCAGCATCGCGAGGATCACGTCGAGAGCACCGTCCAGGTCTCCGGCGCTCTCAGCCACGGAGACCTGCATCACGGTGATGTCGTACCAGATCTGCCGTTCGACGGTGCCCGTCTCGCGGAAGGCCGGCAGGGATTCGATGAGCAGCTCGGCGGCTTCCTCGTGTCGTCCGCGCCACGACAGCACACGCACTCGCGTCATCGTGGTGTACATGCGGAACACGCGCAGCGTGCTCTGCGCGAGCTCGCGGGCGAGCATCTCCTCGACGCGCTCGATCTCACCGAGCTCCAGCAGCGGCACGGCCATGTTCTGCGTCATCACCGAGCCGGAGGTGCGTTCGACCCCGTAGGTGCGCGAGCGGGCCAGCCCTTCCTCGGCCAGCTGCACGGCCTCACGGTAGCGACCGAGCAGCGTGAGCAGGTCGGAGTAGTTCACCCGGTACTTCAGTTCGGCGGTCGATCCGCGGCCGAGGGTCCTGGCGAGCTCGTACTCTCGGGAGCCCTCCTCGATGCGGCCCTGGTGCGACAGCGACGCTCCCCGGACGTTCGCCGCGATCGACGCCTCGTCGTCCGACTCCGCACGTCGGGCGATCTCACCGGCCTCGACACCGAGCCGGAAGCTCAGATCGAGGTGACCGGCGATCATGTGCCGACTCGCGAGCGTGTTCAGTATCGTCGCCCGAAGGCGGTCGTCGTCGGCACGGTCGCCGAGCACGGCCAGCGACTCCTGCAGCAGCGGGATCGCCCCTGGACGGCCCAGATTCATCGTGTAGTACGCCTTGTCGCGCAGCAGACGCGCGTGCAGGCGCTGGTCGACGGTCATCGGGTCGAGCTCGCCCAGCGCCAGGTTCACGACCGAGAGCGCGCGCTCGCCGTCGCCCGCGTTGCGGAGGATCGAGCCGAGCATCAGCAGGAGCTCGAGGCGCTCGATGCCCGCGGCATCCGGAGCATCCGCCACCTGAGGCCACAGCTCCAAGACCAGTTCACCGAAGCGGGCGGCGCTCGCGAAGGCGTACCGGGCCTTCGCATGGCGCATCGCGTGCGCAGCGGCGATGAGCGCGCGACGGTCGTCCTGCGCGAGCTGCCAGTGATACGCCAGGGCCGCGGCGTCGCCGCTGTCGGTGCCCGCACACGCGGCCTCGAGCGTCTCGGCATAGGCGCGGTGCAGCCGGGCCCGCTCGCCCGGGAGCAGATCGTCGTGCACGGCCTCGCGCAGCAGCGCGTGCCGGAACCGGTAGTCGTCGTCGACGACCACGAGGATGCCGCTGCGCGTGGCTTCGCGCAGGGCGTCTTCCAGCCGCAGCTCGGGCAGATCGGCGAGGCGGACGACCAGCGGATGCGACAGGGGCCGCTCGGCGCCGGAGACGACCTGCACGACGTGCCGTGCGTCGTCGCCCAGGCGGTCGAACCGCGCGAGCAGCAGGTCGCGGAGACTGTCGGGCAGCGACCCCTTCGCGCATCCGGCGATCTCCTCGATGAAGAAGGGGACCCCTTCCGCGCGCTCCTGCATGCGCTCGAGGGCGGTCTCGCTGATCGCATGCCCGGTGATCTGCTCGGCGAGCAGGCGCGTGGCGTCTTCGTCGAGCCGGGTCAGGGGCAGCCGCTCGAGCAGGCGCGAACGCGTGGCCTCGCCGACGAAACGGCTCACGGCATCGCCGCGGCGCACGTCGTCGGTGCGGCAGGTGATCAGCAGCAGGATGCGCCCGCGGCTCAGGGCGCGCAGGAGGAAGGAGAGGATGGCGAGCGTGGACTCGTCGGCCCAGTGCAGGTCTTCCACGACGAGCACCTGCGGAGCGGCTTCCGCGGCCGCTTCGATGAGCGAGGCGATCGCGTCGCGAAGGCGCTCCGGACTCGTGCGCTCGCGATCGGTCGGACCCGACGCGAGCTCGGGGAGCAGCATGCCGAGTGCCTCGACGCCCACGCCGACCGCGTCGCGGACGCGCTCGACTCCCATGCGGGTCACGATAGAACGGAGGATGCCCGTGAGCGGGCCGTACGGCGTGCGAGAGGCGCCGAGGTCGAGGCACCAGCCGACGTGCACATCGGCGGTGCGGTCGATCTCGACCCCGAACTCGCGGAGCAGCCGTGACTTGCCGATGCCGGCCTCGCCCTCGACCAGGAGGGCGGCGGGGACGCCGTCGCGCGCGATGTCGAACAGACGGCGCACCTCGGCCAGGTCGGCGTCGCGGCCGACCATCACGACGCTCGGAGCGGACGAGGGCATGGGAACATCGTGCCACTCCCCGGGGACATCCGGGGTCGCGTCCGCTCCCGGCAGAGACGGTGCGCTGACGTCCACCGGAACGGTCACCGCGCTGTCGCGGTCGCCGTCTCGCATCCGACGCGGACGCAGTCCTCGACGGCGCGGGCCTTCGGGGCGCGGGCGCTCCCCGATCGGACGCTCGTGGCCGGCTGCGCCGCGCGCGGCGCCGCATCGGTCCGCCCGGCGACGATCCGGTGCAGCATCCGACGGATCGCGCCCGCCGGACGCGGCACGATCTGGTCGGCGTGCTCCTGCAGGAAGAGACGCCGCTCGGCGGCGCGTACGACCTGCTCCTGCTCGAAGGTGGTGACCTGGTGGCTGAGATACGGGTGCTCGAACATGATTTCTCCTCGGCGGTTCGCTGTATCCCTACACTCCGCTCTGAGGTGCACCGGCCGGATCGGGCGGATGCCCTATCTTTCGGATGCCGATGCCTAGGTGCGCGCACAGAAGAGGCCCGGATGCAGCAGGAAGCTGCAGCCGGGCCCCGATACCGCCGGGCGGTCAGGCCTCGACGTCACCGCGCCAGGCGCCGGTCTCGGCGCCTCGGCCCTCGATGAACTCCTTGAAGTTCTTCAGGTCCTTCTTCACCGCGTGCGAGCCCGCTCCCACCAGGGAGCCGAGCTTCTCGAGAAGCCCCTCGGGCTCCCAGTCGATCTGCACGGTCACGCGCGTGGACGTCTCGGTGAGCTTGTGGAACGTCACCGCTCCCGCGTGCTCGGTCTCGCCACCGGTGCTGGTCCACGCAACGCGCTCGTCGGGGTGCTGCTCGGTGATCTCGGCGTCGAACTCGCGCTCGATGCCACCCACCTTGACCTTCCAGTGGGTGTGGGTGTCGCCGGTCTGCGTGATCGACTCGACCTCGTCGAGGAACTTCGGGAAGCTCTCGAACTGGGTCCACTGGTTGTATGCGACGTCGACGGGAACGTCGACGTCGATGGTCTCGATGATCTGCACCATGTGATGCTCCTCACTGCTCGTCTCTCGTGTCCTGCCATTCAGCAGCACACGAGAAGGAAGGGCGATGGGGTTGACACTGCGGTGAGCGATCAGGCTGCCAGCCGCCCCACCGCTCGCGCGCGGATGAGCACCGCGGTCCCGTCGGAGTAGGCGACCGGAAGCTCCTCGACCGCCACCACCTCGATCGTCGCGGGGTCGGCACCGGCGAGCCTCGCCCGCTCGGTCGCCTCGGCGGCGGCATCCGCTCGCGAGGCACGACGGTCCGAAGGATCCGCGCGGTAGATCTTCTCGATCTGGCCCGCGACCTCGCCCAGCGCGGCACCGACCGCGTTCGCCGCGCCGAAGTGATCCGGGCGGATCAGGGTCGAGACCCCCTCGAGCTCGGCGGGCGCGATGATGCCTCCACCGCCGACGAGGATCACCGGCACCGGGGCGGCGTTCGGCTTCATGCGGTCGATCGAGTCCTCGAGGATCGCGCGCATCGCCGCCCAGGCCACCGAGCCGAGACCTGCCTCGACGTCCGGAGCGGTCAGCCCCTCGATCTCCGCGCCGCCGACGGCGAGCGCGATGTCGGTCGCGGTGAGAGTGGAGCCGCCGAAGGCGAGCCCCTCCTCCGGGAGACGGTAGCCGACGCTGTCAGGGCCGACTGTGACGCTGTTGCCGTCCGTGCGGACGATCGTGCCGCCGCCGAGTCCGACCGAGAGCACATCCGGCATCCGGAAGTTCGTGCGGATGCCGCCGATCTCCACCGCGTGCGCCGACTGACGAGGGAAGCCGTCGACGAGCACTCCGATGTCGGTCGTGGTGCCGCCGATGTCGACGACGAGCGCGTCCGTCGCCCCCGAGAGATGTGCCGCCCCGCGGATGGAATTCGTCGGCCCGCAGCCGATCGTCAGCACCGGGAACTCCAGCGCGTACTCGAGCTGCATGAGCGTGCCGTCGTTCTGGCCGAAGTACGGCGTCGCCGGGATGCCGCGCGCACGCAGCGCCGCCACGAAACCGCCGGCCATCCGGGTGAGCGTCTGCATGAGCGCCGCGTTGAGCACGGTCGCGTTCTCGCGCTCGAGGAGTCCGAGCGAGCCGATGCGCGCCGAACGCGAGACCGGCACTCGCAGTTCCTCCGCGACGATCTCGGCGACGCGCTCCTCCTGGCTCTCGTCGATGGGCGAGAACACCCCGACGACCGCCACGGCGTCGACCTCACCGCGCATGCGAGCGCACGCCTCGCGAACCGCCCGCTCGTCGAGCGGAGCCAACAGGCGGCCGTCGACCTCGAACCCGCCGGGCAGCAGGTACGCGTGGTCGCCGATCGCCTCTCGCAGGTCGGCGGGCCAGCCCTCGAGCGGCGGTACGGCGGTCGTCGCCGGGGCGCCGAGACGCAGGATGCCGACGCGACCGAGTCCGCGGCGCTCGACGATGGCGTTGGTGCAGTGCGTGGTGCCGAGCATCGCGTGCGCCACGAGGGCGGGGTCGACGCCGGATGCCGCCAGCACGGCGTCGATCGCGTCGGCGACCCCTTCGCCGGTGTCGCGGGTCGTCGGACGCTTGACCGAGGCCACGACGGCGAGGCGGTCGTCGAGGATCACGGCATCCGTGTTTGTTCCGCCGACGTCGATCCCGATCCGGTACCCGACCATCAGGCGGCCTTCCCTTCGGCGTCCCGCCCCTTGCCGGGGCGGAGGATGTCCTCGACCGGGATCCAGTCGACGTCATATCCGAAGTGCGCAGGCCCTGCGGTGAGGAGCCCCATCGGCGTGCGCCACTTCTCGTGGCACGGGATCGCGATCACCGCGACGCGGGCGCCGTAGCGCAGCGACTCGGTGGTGATGGGCATTCCGGTGGCGAGGTCCAGCACCGCGATGAGGTCGGGGGTGACCGCGGCGAGCGCACCGTCGCGACGCGCGAGCAGCATCTCGTTCTGGAAGTCGAGACGGAGCGCGCTGCCCCGGTCTGCTCCCACGCCGTCGAGCTCGGCGGCGCCGCGGGTGAACCCGCCGTCCACCGCGCGCTGCAGGTCGGCGACCTTGCCTTCGAAGAGGCGCACCGCGTCGAGATCAGCGCAGAGGGCGTCGATGCGCTCGTCGTCGCGGAGCTCGTCGCCCCCGGCATCCCGTCCGCGCAGGATGCGGCCGATGCGCTTCGCCAGGGTGAGCGTGCCGGGGATCGCGCACTCCCGCACGACGTCGCCTCCGTAGGCGTAGTCGATCATCGTCGCTCCTCCCCCCATCTCGACCGTCACAGCGCGGGCGATGCGCTCGGACCACGCGCCGTCGACAGGCCGGCTGACGACCTCGTTGCCGTGATGATCGACCATGACGGTGGCGCCGGGTCCGTATCCCGCGAGATGGAAGGTCACCATCTGCGCCTCGGGGAACGCCCGGCCCATCGCGTCGCCGTCGACGACGGGAAGACCGGCGAGCGCGGCCGTCGCGATGGGGATCATCGAGTTGCCGCCGCCGACCTCGATCGGCATCACCGCGGTGGGGCGGCGGCCGACGGCACGCTCGATCGCGGAGAGCGCCGCGAGCAGTTCCGACTCCGCCTGGATCCGCTCCACGCTCACCGACGGCGCGCCGATGCCGCCGATCGGAATCACGAAGTCGTCATCGGTGAGGTCGTCGACCGCGCGGAGGGCGACCGGTCCGTGCAGACGGATCAGGCGCTTCGCCATGAGCGACCCGACGTGCGGGTCTCCTCCGCCACCTGTGCCCAGCACCGCGGCGCCGAGGGCGATCTCGTCGATGTCCGCTTCGGTGATCTGCGCGCCCGTCATGCGCTCACCCCGCCGTCGAGGCGGGCGGGCTGTTCCTCGCTCGCGACCGGGGCGGATGCCGCGGCATCCGGCTCCACCTTCCGACGCAGCGGGACCAGCGCGAGGTAGACCAGGAAGCCGACGATCAGGCCGTCGAGAGCCGGGACCGCCGTCAACGTGAACCAGCCGAAACCCGGGCCGTGGCTCGGATCCGTCGTCGCCACCGCGACGAGGATGCCGACGAGCCACGCTGCGATCGACCAGACGTCGACCGTGGGGACGGCCGCGCCATGTGCCCAGCGAGGCCCCTTGCGGCCGGAGGCGAACGCTGCGACGTAGACACCCCCGAACGGCGCGATGACGATGCCGATCACGAGGATGAATTCGACGAAATAGTCCGCGGCACCGATCACGCCGACGGCTATGCCGATGATGCCGAGTACGACGGTGGCGGTACGGCGGTCGATTCGGGCGCTGATGGCCGCGAACGCGAGACCCGCCGAGTACAGGTTCGTCGTGTTCGTGGTCCACTGGGCGAGGATCAGCACGACCACAGCGACGGCGCCGAGGCCGAGCGCGAAGAAGATCGCCATGAGCTCGGTGCCGTCCATGATCCGCGCGAGCACGACCGAGACGACGATGATGATCGAGTTGCCGAAGAAGAAGCCGACGAACCCGGAGAGCATGGCGTGCTTCGGGGTCTTCGCCCAGCGCGCCATATCGGGGGCGGTGGCCACGCCGAGGATGAAGAGGCTCATCACCAGGGAGATCGCGCCGCCGAAGCTGTACAGGCTCTCGACCGGGGCGTCGAGAGCCGCCGTACCGTTCATGGAGAAGGCGACGACGATGCTCACGAGCAGAAGCAGGAGGAGCAGCGGAACGGCGAGCATGCTGAGCTTGTTGATCGAGCGGTAGCCCCAGAACGCCGTGACCGCCATCAGCACACCGCCGATTCCGGTGAAGATCGGCACGGGGATGTCCATGCCCGTGAACTCGGTGAAGGCAATCTGGGCATTCGTGCCGAAGAAGCCGGCCTGCACCGCGAACCAACCGAGCAGGCTGATCGACATCGCGAAGGCCAGGATGCCGCCTCCCACCTTGCCGAACACGGCGCGCGAGATCATCGCACTCGACAGCCCTGTCACAGCGCCGACGTATGACGTCGCGATCGCGATGAGTCCGAGGAGGAGCGAACCGGCGATCGTCGCCCAGATGGCCGGCCAGAACGCCATGCCGGAAGCGAGCGCGACGCCGAGGAAGGCGCCGGAGAGATCGATGCCGATGGCGATCCAGATGGTCGCGATCGAGAGCCAACCCTTGCGCTGGTCCTGGGGCACGACACCGTGCTCGTAGTCGTCAGTGGTCATTGTCTTTCCTTCGAGAGGGGCTCTGCGCGGCGCCCGGGACTTCGGGTTCCTTCGGGCGACGCGCAGAGCGGATCAGGGTCCTGCTTCTCACACCATCGGCCGGGCGTCGCCGGCTCCTGCTGGTTCCGGCCAGGAGCTCGTGGCTCCGGGGCGGCGGGCGAAAGTACGGCGACTGCTGCGCAAGCCCATCTCGACGATCGACTCGAGCATCCGCAAGGCCGTGACCGACGGATCGATGACAGGCACGTCGATTCCGTCCTGGGCGAGTCGAGCGGTTACAGCGGGGGCGTGGCCGCCGACGCCAGTCAGCCCGAGAACGATGACCTCGGCCCCGTCGAGCTCGACGGTTGCGCGGGCGCACCGCACCATCGATGCGAGGGCCGCCTCGGGATCGCGGCCGATCTCCGCGGTCGGGATGTCGAGCGAACGGGTCGATGTCAACTTCGGCGCTACGCCGAAACGTCGCGCGTGCTCGATCACCGGATCGCAGGTGCTCCTGGTGGCGGTGATCACTGCGAATCGGTGCCCGAGCGTGGCGGCCAGGTGCATCGACGCCTCTGCCGAGCCGAGGACGGGCACATCGACGACCTCCCGGGCCGCGTGCACGCCGGGATCGAGCATGTCGTCGACCAGAATCGCGTCGCATCGGTCGGCCTCCGCCTCCCGCGCCGCGCGCAGGACCCACGGAGTGACGAGCGCGTCGTCTCGCCGCGATTCGATGGACGCGACGCCGGCGGGCAGAGTCGCCGCGGACACCCGGGTGCCGGATGCGGCCGCTCCCGTGAGCAAGGCGAGAGTCGTGGCCTCGCGCTCGGTGCTGACGGTCGGATTGATCACACGCAGGTGCATCAGCTGTCACCCCTCTCGAAGCCGGCGACGCCGAACCGCATCTCCGGCCCGGGCCAGACGATGGGTGTCGGCGGGGGCGCTGGGTAGGAGACCGCACTGTGCGAGAGGCCGAGACGCACCAGCATCCGCGCGTGGTGGGCGGCAGCTTGCCGAGGGTCGATCACGGGAACGTCGAGGCCCACGTCCACCAGATGCTCGGACAGCCGGTCGATGAGATCGGAGAGGAGGGTGCAGCCGGCGATGATCGCCTCGGCCCCGTCCTCGCGGACGGCGATGGTGGCGACCTCAGCGAATCGCCGGAACGTCTTCTCGGGATCCTCGTGCAACTGCAGCGGGGAGATTCCGATGCCTCGGATCGACGCGCTGCGATGCTCGAGACGATTGCGCTCGACGATCTCACGGACGACGGGGATGTCCTCGTCTGCGGTCGTCAGAATCGTGAACCGGCCGGCGAGGCACAACGCGAGGTGCATCGAAGCCTCGGCCGGGCCGACCACCGGGATGCGGACGACCTCGCGCACGGTATCCAGGCCGGGGTCGTCCATGCAGTCGATGATCACGGCCTCGGCCCCGGCGCCCTCGGCGCGCATAGCGGCGTCGATGATTCCGGGAACGGAGAACTGATCATCCCATCGGCTCTCGATCGAGTCCGTCCCGGCCGCGAGTGACCGGTGATCGAAGACGACGCCTTCGACGACAGGGAAGAAGTCATCGCTGTCCTCCGGCAGCACCACCGGTGCGATGACCGTGATGCGCACGGGCTCATCGACGGGACGGAGGGAGGGGATCATGAGGTTCCTTCACGAGGTGTCGGGCGCCGCATCGTCACGGCACCGCGGGCTCAAGCGGAGATGACGGTGGACAGGTGTCGCCACGCCTGCTCGAAGCGCTGACGGTAGACCTCGGGCGTGTAGTGGGTCAGCTGCAGGAAGAGGCCGTCCATGATGACGAACACGAGGGCGATGAAGCCCTCCGCGTCGCCTGCGCCGAACCCTCCCGAGGCGACACCGGCTTCGTAGGTCTGACGAACAGCGGTGGCGAGTCCGGACTCCGCGTCCAGGAAGATCTCGCGCAGGTGCTGACCGCCTGGGCCGTACTCGGTCACCGCCGCGCGCAGACTGAACTCGGCGAGGTCAGGGCGGTCGCGGTAGTAGGCCTCGATGCCGCCGAGGATGTGCCGCAGGCGGGCCAGCGGTTCGAGCTCGCCGCTGCTGCGGGCCAGATCGTCGAAGAACGCCGTGTGCTCGATGGCGACCTCGGCGTACACCGTCTCGTACAGCTCCTCCTTGCTCGAGAAGTGCGCATAGAGAGAGGGCGTCTTGATCCCGACGGCTTCGGCGATCTCGCGCAGGCTCGTCTCGGCGTACCCCTGGCGCGCGAAGATCGTGCGGGCCTCGGAGAGGATCGTTGCTCGGGTCATCATCCACCTAACGACTATTAGTTAGGCAGAGAGTAGCCCCGTTTGCCGGACTTGCACAAGACCCGAGAGGCCGCGGCCCCACTGATCAGTGCGTCGGGGAGGGAATCGGCACCACTGCGTTGCGCGTCCGCGCCTCCTCGGCGAGCCAGACGATCCGGTGCGTCGCCAGGCTCTCCTGCGGCCCTGACAGCAGCCCCGACCGGTCGCCGGTGCGGACCGCGTCGAGGAACGCCTGGACGAGCGCGTCGTCGGCGCCGCCGTGTCCGTCCGCCGCGCTCGCGTTGCCCCGGGACTCGGGGACGACGTCGTACTTCTCGTCCCGAGCGAAGTCGTGCACCACCAGCGTGCGTCCATCGCCCTCGATGCTTCCGTCCGTTCCGAAGAGGCGGGTCTTGCGGAAGTCGAGCTCCGTGAAGGCGGTGACGGTGAAGGATGCCGTCACCCCGCCCTGATACTCGATGTTGACGACCTGGTGATCGACCACGTCGTTCTGGCCGTCGAAGACGCAGCGCCCGTACGGCCCTTCACGCAGAGCGCGGTCGACGCCCTCCGCGGAGACGTCTGTCGTGAGCACTGCGAGCGGCCAGCGCTCGAACGTCTCGTCGCCGAGGAAGCCGCGGTAGATCCGTGTCGCGGAGTACGCGCAGGTGTTCTGCAGCGGGCAGTCAAGGCAGCGGTCGGTGGCGCCGACCGGCTTGCTCTCCGGTCGGAAGTGCAGGAGGCTCCCGAAGGACGAGACGCGCTCGGCCGGGAGGCCGATGATGTAGGAGAGCCAGTCGATGTCGTGGCTGCTCTTGGTGAGCAACATCGGGCCGGATTCCGCCTCTCGCGCCCAGTTTCCGCGGACATACGAGTGAGCGAAGTGCCACCACCCGATCGGCTCCAGGTGCTCGACCGAGACCAGACGACCGATCACGCCGTCGTCCAGCAGGCGCTTGAGCGTGCGCGAGTAGCTCGAGTACCGCATGACGTGACACACCGCGAGCATCACACCCGCGGCTTCGGCGGCCTCGACGATCCGGGCGGACTCCTCCTCGGTCGGCGCGATCGGCTTCTCCAACAGCAGGTGATAGCCGGCGCGGGCGAGACCGATCGCGGGTTCGGCATGCAGACGATCGGGAGTGGACACGACCGCCGCGTCGGCGACTCGCTCGCCTCGCGCGACGATGTCCTCCCACGTCGCGAAGCACTCTATGCGCTGTCCGGCGAACTCGGCCAGGAAGGCGTCCCGTCGTGCGCTGTCGGGCTCGACGACCGCGGTGATGGCCGCGCCCTGTGCCACCGCGCGCCGCGCGTAGCCGGTCCCCCGCGATCCGGCCCCGATCACAGCGAGGCGGACGGGATTCGAGAGGATCATTTGAGGGCTCCTTGGACGAGGCCGGCGACGAACTTGCGCTGGAAGATGAAGTAGAGGATCACGATCGGAGCGATCACGATGATCGTTCCTGCCGCCAGGAGGGGGATGTTCTCGCCGTACTGCTGCACGAACGTCCCCAGACCGGACGGTGCCGTGCGCCGGGAGGGATCACGGATGAGGATGAGCGCGAGCAGGAACTGGTTCCACGCCCACATGAACGTCAGCAGCGCGTAGGTGATGATCGCGGGCTTCGCCCCCGGAACCAGGATCTGCACCAGGGTGCGGAACCGGCCGGCGCCGTCGAGTTGGGCGGCTTCGATCATCTCCGCCGGGACGGACTCGAAGTGCGTGCGCATCCAGAAGATCCCGAAGGGCATGAACGCGCCGGCCAGCGGGAGGATGACCGCCCAGTAGGTGTCGATCAGGCCCGTCGACCGCATGGCGAAGTAGAGCGGGATGACGATCGCCTCGTAGGGGAGCGTGAGTCCCGCCAGGAAGAACGCGAAGAGGAACCCCTTCGCCGGCATCCGCATCGTGCCCATCGCGTAGCCCGCGAGCGTCGCGCACACCACGGAGACGGGCACGACGACGAGGGCGATGATCGCGCTGGAGGCCAGCAGCGAGCCGAATCCGGCCATGCTCCAGGCGCTCGCGAAGTTGCCCCACTGCGGGTCGGTCGGCCAGGTGAGCGTCGGCGCGAGAGTGTCCGCCGGCTGCAGCGCAGCCGAGACGAGCGCGAGGAAAGGCACGATGACGCTGAGCACCGCGACCAGAAGGAACGCGATGGACAGGATGCGGGAGCCGGCGGATCTCATGCGCCTCGCCTTCCGATTCGGCCGATCACGGCGACGAAGACGAGGATGATCGCGCTCAGCACGGTGGCCAGCGCACATGCGAGCCCGACTTCGTTCGAGGTGAAGACGAGCTTGTAGATCAGCACGCCGGGGACGATGGTCTGGTAGCCGGGACCGCCGCCGGTCGTCACGTAGACGATGTCGAAGCTCGCGAGTGCCGAGATGAGGGTGACGGTGACGGCCACGACGATCTCCGCCCGCACCCCGGGAACCGTGACATGCCAGAACTGGCGCACCGGGCCGCAGCGGTCGAGGCGTGCGGCTTCGTAGAGCGAGGGATCGATCTTCTGGATGCCGGCGAGCAGGAGCATCATGCACAGCCCGGTCGTCACCCAGGTGCCGATCACGCCGACCGCGGGATACGCCCAGGTGAAGTCGCCGAGCCACGCCCTGGCCACATCCCCCAACCCGACCGCTCGCAGCATCTGATTGATGGGGCCGTCTGCCGCATACAGGTAGCGCCACACGACGCCGACGGCGACGAGAGGCAGGATCTGCGGAAGGAAGAGCACGGTCCGCACGAACCCCGATCCGCGGCGCGGACGCGCCGCGATCACCGCGGCGATGAGAAGCCCGAGGATGACCGGGAAGACCGTGTAGAACACGATGAAGCCGAGACCGTTGCGCAGCGCCACGACGAGCCGTTCGTCGGTGGCGACCTTGATGTAGTTCTCGAACCCGGCCCAGGTCGCGGC
This genomic interval from Microbacterium sp. LWH11-1.2 contains the following:
- a CDS encoding AAA family ATPase, yielding MPSSAPSVVMVGRDADLAEVRRLFDIARDGVPAALLVEGEAGIGKSRLLREFGVEIDRTADVHVGWCLDLGASRTPYGPLTGILRSIVTRMGVERVRDAVGVGVEALGMLLPELASGPTDRERTSPERLRDAIASLIEAAAEAAPQVLVVEDLHWADESTLAILSFLLRALSRGRILLLITCRTDDVRRGDAVSRFVGEATRSRLLERLPLTRLDEDATRLLAEQITGHAISETALERMQERAEGVPFFIEEIAGCAKGSLPDSLRDLLLARFDRLGDDARHVVQVVSGAERPLSHPLVVRLADLPELRLEDALREATRSGILVVVDDDYRFRHALLREAVHDDLLPGERARLHRAYAETLEAACAGTDSGDAAALAYHWQLAQDDRRALIAAAHAMRHAKARYAFASAARFGELVLELWPQVADAPDAAGIERLELLLMLGSILRNAGDGERALSVVNLALGELDPMTVDQRLHARLLRDKAYYTMNLGRPGAIPLLQESLAVLGDRADDDRLRATILNTLASRHMIAGHLDLSFRLGVEAGEIARRAESDDEASIAANVRGASLSHQGRIEEGSREYELARTLGRGSTAELKYRVNYSDLLTLLGRYREAVQLAEEGLARSRTYGVERTSGSVMTQNMAVPLLELGEIERVEEMLARELAQSTLRVFRMYTTMTRVRVLSWRGRHEEAAELLIESLPAFRETGTVERQIWYDITVMQVSVAESAGDLDGALDVILAMLADEGPALLHQRRILLQSGWIIAELRAAGEDVGAAVETIRAAWAAQTSELRVSVWSDILHAFLEPTGEALAAAVALADGDDVPVVFRAAARLELARLRVSEGDRTGAARVLAEAADIADRLGHVQLQRSVATFADAAGLSTSPSATDADLLTARERQVLELIAEGLSNRQIGERLFISVKTVSVHVSAVLRKLGVSTRTEAALIQQNPRFTAARQPAVVP
- a CDS encoding DUF917 domain-containing protein; protein product: MTGAQITEADIDEIALGAAVLGTGGGGDPHVGSLMAKRLIRLHGPVALRAVDDLTDDDFVIPIGGIGAPSVSVERIQAESELLAALSAIERAVGRRPTAVMPIEVGGGNSMIPIATAALAGLPVVDGDAMGRAFPEAQMVTFHLAGYGPGATVMVDHHGNEVVSRPVDGAWSERIARAVTVEMGGGATMIDYAYGGDVVRECAIPGTLTLAKRIGRILRGRDAGGDELRDDERIDALCADLDAVRLFEGKVADLQRAVDGGFTRGAAELDGVGADRGSALRLDFQNEMLLARRDGALAAVTPDLIAVLDLATGMPITTESLRYGARVAVIAIPCHEKWRTPMGLLTAGPAHFGYDVDWIPVEDILRPGKGRDAEGKAA
- a CDS encoding SRPBCC family protein gives rise to the protein MVQIIETIDVDVPVDVAYNQWTQFESFPKFLDEVESITQTGDTHTHWKVKVGGIEREFDAEITEQHPDERVAWTSTGGETEHAGAVTFHKLTETSTRVTVQIDWEPEGLLEKLGSLVGAGSHAVKKDLKNFKEFIEGRGAETGAWRGDVEA
- a CDS encoding cold-shock protein; this translates as MATGTVKWFNAEKGFGFIAPDDGSDDLFAHYSAIAGSGFKELRENQKVEFDAERGPKGMQAANIRAL
- a CDS encoding hydantoinase/oxoprolinase family protein, whose translation is MVGYRIGIDVGGTNTDAVILDDRLAVVASVKRPTTRDTGEGVADAIDAVLAASGVDPALVAHAMLGTTHCTNAIVERRGLGRVGILRLGAPATTAVPPLEGWPADLREAIGDHAYLLPGGFEVDGRLLAPLDERAVREACARMRGEVDAVAVVGVFSPIDESQEERVAEIVAEELRVPVSRSARIGSLGLLERENATVLNAALMQTLTRMAGGFVAALRARGIPATPYFGQNDGTLMQLEYALEFPVLTIGCGPTNSIRGAAHLSGATDALVVDIGGTTTDIGVLVDGFPRQSAHAVEIGGIRTNFRMPDVLSVGLGGGTIVRTDGNSVTVGPDSVGYRLPEEGLAFGGSTLTATDIALAVGGAEIEGLTAPDVEAGLGSVAWAAMRAILEDSIDRMKPNAAPVPVILVGGGGIIAPAELEGVSTLIRPDHFGAANAVGAALGEVAGQIEKIYRADPSDRRASRADAAAEATERARLAGADPATIEVVAVEELPVAYSDGTAVLIRARAVGRLAA